The following proteins come from a genomic window of Bactrocera tryoni isolate S06 chromosome 1, CSIRO_BtryS06_freeze2, whole genome shotgun sequence:
- the LOC120778719 gene encoding uncharacterized protein LOC120778719, giving the protein MRDFVQKMLTFVALLLLSVLTIQASPLYYKFGKYGRYNIDPLLASASNEVPMVQSNNFDMIMADDKFPTDSIKYQNFASFHEPKMTAESDFSMDETQFLPKNTPIRAPQAVSKQEREIRQRIEVADPKLEKKKMLKLKKGSSVPRGADAYAWDQFDYDLYSVNPSNQKKFY; this is encoded by the exons atgcgGGATTTTGTGCAGAAAAtg CTAACCTTCGTCGCACTATTGCTCCTCTCCGTGCTAACAATTCAAGCCAGCCCACTCTACTACAAATTTGGCAAATATGGTAGATACAATATCGATCCACTGCTCGCCTCCGCGTCGAACGAGGTGCCTATGGTGCAGAGCAACAACTTTGACATGATTATGGCCGATGACAAATTCCCCACGGATTCTATAAAGTATCAGAATTTCGCCAGTTTCCACGAACCGAAAATGACAGCCGAGTCCGACTTCAGCATGGACGAAACACAGTTCTTGCCCAAGAATACACCGATACGTGCACCGCAAGCCGTGTCGAAGCAGGAACGTGAAATACGGCAGCGCATTGAAGTGGCCGATCCCAAACTGGAGAAAAAGAAGATGCTGAAGTTGAAGAAAGGCTCCTCAGTGCCGCGCGGCGCCGACGCCTACGCATGGGATCAGTTCGATTACGATCTCTATAGCGTGAACCCGTcgaatcaaaagaaattctattGA
- the LOC120778799 gene encoding uncharacterized protein LOC120778799: MKFLLFMVFCATLTQSHTRSITKVANTGTAAAFGHDYHNSSKYGYGYEQPRIQFNYPKAQNTHMNYKALEKINYLNYQSAHSKLKPVGSVPMRLLFQMPKMHAGKPYRDEKDLRTIMEEREMRRPAPRRLVPYNEVIIRIDSNKHFTKLPNEMAKQINKIF; this comes from the exons atgaaattccTGCTATTTATG GTCTTCTGCGCTACGCTCACTCAATCCCACACAAGAAGCATTACAAAAGTCGCTAACACAGGCACAGCAGCAGCGTTTGGTCATGACTATCATAACTCATCTAAGTACGGTTATGGTTATGAGCAACCGagaattcaattcaattatcCAAAAGCCCAGAACACACACATGAACTACAAAGCATTGGAGAAAATTAATTACCTGAACTATCAATCAGCACATTCGAAGCTAAAGCCAGTCGGCAGTGTACCTATGCGATTGCTATTTCAAATGCCCAAGATGCATGCTGGCAAGCCTTATAGAGACGAAAAGGATCTGCGTACAATTATGGAGGAGCGCGAAATGCGACGACCGGCACCACGGCGTTTAGTGCCATACAACGAGGTAATCATCAGAATTGACAGCAATAAACATTTTACTAAACTACCAAATGAAATGGCtaaacaaatcaacaaaattttttaa
- the LOC120778874 gene encoding basic salivary proline-rich protein 1-like, producing the protein MQFFALKPKLSSQHFLLVTLLLITTALNSDGYGHQQTATQQHNGYIYGPPPPPPFVNVPRALQTSSPAGTQVPVLTAVVRPLGPPGRNYEVRLSQPNHHNLLHRQPPPQATINGPSPYYTNNYQPVNSGARYAPPALPSQPRPYQQAFLGATEQQYNNNAAGSPVSNTPHQNPLLTPQYGQPPPTSLTPAPGQSQSFANQGNQQNNGNTQLTPQYVQPASPPSVSTLQQSQSFANAGNQPQQQSAVGSPIGPQQSNGVGTNGNAPNFQLSSGAQPSTANTVDGSNNGVLGNYISQSEVGQLDHYFEKQNPVGDTRAYTRLINTCYPDGRCDQQQQLGAGETHQRHQQVVSNARARVQPISDKCRALGNSGAMSAITAGSVSVGNPALNSANRPPNRRLYQYTEVVLPRDPFN; encoded by the coding sequence ATGCAGTTTTTCGCGCTGAAACCAAAATTAAGTTCTCAACATTTTCTACTCGTGACATTACTTCTCATAACGACTGCTCTTAACTCCGATGGCTATGGTCATCAGCAGACAGCAACCCAACAACATAATGGTTATATATACGGGCCTCCTCCACCTCCGCCATTTGTTAACGTACCTCGTGCACTGCAAACGTCCTCGCCTGCTGGCACTCAGGTGCCTGTTTTGACAGCTGTGGTGCGCCCACTTGGACCTCCGGGAAGAAATTACGAAGTGAGACTCTCTCAACCGAATCATCACAATTTGCTACACAGACAACCACCTCCACAAGCAACTATAAATGGACCATCGCCTTATTATACCAACAATTACCAACCAGTCAACTCCGGCGCGAGATATGCGCCGCCAGCGTTACCATCTCAACCGAGACCATACCAGCAAGCTTTTCTTGGCGCAACTGAGcagcaatacaacaacaatgctgctGGTTCCCCCGTTTCGAATACACCACATCAGAATCCGCTACTGACACCGCAGTATGGGCAACCACCTCCCACCTCCTTAACACCTGCGCCAGGACAGTCACAATCATTTGCGAATCAAGGTAATCAGCAGAATAACGGTAATACGCAGCTGACACCGCAGTATGTGCAACCAGCATCACCTCCCTCCGTCTCTACGCTGCAACAGTCACAATCCTTTGCGAATGCCGGCAATCAACCGCAGCAACAGTCGGCTGTTGGGTCACCGATTGGACCTCAACAAAGTAATGGCGTTGGCACCAACGGTAACGCACCAAATTTTCAACTCAGCTCCGGCGCACAGCCTAGCACCGCGAACACCGTCGACGGCTCTAACAATGGCGTGCTGGGAAATTACATTTCGCAATCTGAAGTCGGTCAATTGGACCATTACTTCGAGAAGCAGAATCCAGTGGGTGACACACGCGCCTATACTCGTCTCATCAACACCTGCTATCCGGATGGCCGTTGCGATCAGCAGCAGCAACTGGGCGCCGGTGAAACCCATCAGAGACACCAGCAGGTAGTATCAAACGCGCGAGCGCGTGTACAACCGATCTCGGATAAGTGCCGCGCCCTGGGCAATTCAGGCGCTATGTCGGCAATAACTGCTGGATCCGTTAGCGTAGGGAATCCTGCGCTTAACTCGGCGAATCGTCCACCAAATCGTCGACTCTATCAATATACAGAAGTTGTGTTACCGCGCGATCCATTCAactga